The Thermodesulfovibrionales bacterium DNA window GTCATCATTCGCTGAAAGGGACGACAATAAGAATATCGGAAAGGGGATTGTTTGTCAGGTCACAGAAAGGTTTTCGTGTCGGAATACCTGTTGACATAACCCTGCATCTGACGGAAGATAATCTCTGCAGAGCAAAGGGCATCATCAGGTATGTGAGAAGCACCCATCTATCGAAGCAAGGGAATGGCATGGGCATCGAGTTTACGGAAACGAGTTATAAATATCAGGAGTTTATAAAGGCCGTCGAGAAGGAGAAGGGCTGATTCATCAAAGCCTCTCAAGGCATCTATCCCTTCCACCCGTATTTCC harbors:
- a CDS encoding PilZ domain-containing protein gives rise to the protein MGNTIVIKRQNRRYLVKLPVEISSGHHSLKGTTIRISERGLFVRSQKGFRVGIPVDITLHLTEDNLCRAKGIIRYVRSTHLSKQGNGMGIEFTETSYKYQEFIKAVEKEKG